AGCCCCGCGACCCGCGTCGCCAGGGCGTCCACCCCGCCGACGGCGTCGATGTCCGAGCAGATCACCACGTACTCGTCACCGGAGAGCCGCGCCGCGGTGCAGCCGGGGGGCAGGCCGCCCTCCAGCCGACGCGCCAACGCGACCAGCAGTTCGTCGCCCGCGTCGTGGCCGAGCGAGTCGTTGACGCGCTTGAAGTTGTCGATGTCGCAGAACAGCACCGCCACCCGGCTGCCGTCCGGGCCGCTGAGCAGCCCGGCCAGGCGTTCCTTCACGGCCGCCCGGTTCGGCAGTCCGGTGAGGTCATCGTGGGTTGCCTGGTGCCGCAGGGCCTCCGCGGCCCTGCGTCGCTCGGTGATGTCCTGGAAGACGATCAGCCAGAACTGGCGGCCGTCGTCCTGCACCGAGCGGGAGACGTGCAGTTCGCAGTAGACGGGCTCGCCGTCGGAGCGGACCAGCAGCCGTTGCGGCACCTTCGTCCGCTTGACGTCCAGTCCCGCGATGCGGGCCGCCGACCGCGCCCTGGCCTCGCGTTCCTGCGGATGGGTGAGCTGGTCGGCCGACATGCCTCGGATCTGGTCGAGGTCATAGCCGAGCAGGTCGCACAGCGTCTCGTTGGCGTCGATCAGCCGCTCTTCGTGATCGAAGATGCCGATGCCGACCGGGGCGATGGACACCAGGTCGGCGAACCGCTGACTGGTCCGGCGGACCTTGGCCTCCGCAGCGCGCTGCCCGGTGAGGTCCTGGGTGATGCCGACGACGCGAGGGGTCCCGTCCGCCTCTAACGTGATCGCGCCACTACACCGCACGATGCGGATCGAGCCGTCGTCTCGAATCACGCGGTGTTCGCATTCCGAGGGCTGCTGATCCACCAGCAGGGTGTGCCAGAGTCCGTCGACGGTCGACCGATCCTCGGGATGCACGCCGTCGAGGTATCGCTGGTAGGTGATCTCGACGTCGTCGGCGACGCCGAAGATCTCCCGCAGGACCGGCGACCAGGAGACATGGTCGGATGCCGGGTCCCACGACCAGAAGCCGAGGCCCGCGCCGCGCTCGGCGTCGAAGAGCCGTCGGCGCTCCGCCCGCAGCTCGGCCTCCAGTTCACGTTGCGCGGTCACGTCCTGCACGGTGCCGTGTCGGCGGATCACCGCACCGTTCTCGTCGAGTTCGGCACGCATCCGGCAGGCGTATCGCCGTTCTCCGGTGCGATCGCGCAACTCGACCTCGCCCGGCCTGCCGTCGACGTGATCGAGCAGGCTCACGGCCACATCGCGGTCCTCGGGATGCACCGCTGCCAGCAGCTGTCTGTCGTCGCCCGTGAGTTCGAGCAGCCGTTCGCGCAGCACTTCGCTGCACCGACGGGAACCGAACGGCTCCTCCTGGGTGAAGCTGCCGAGTCGGGCGATGCGCTGGGCCTCCAGCAGCCAGGCGCGTTCCTCGGCGAGTGCCTCGGCCGCGATCCGCTCCTGGGTGACGTCCGTGGCGAAGCCGACGAGGAACTCGGGCAGCCCGGCCGCATCCCTGGTGATCGTCGCCTTGGCGAGGAGCCGCCGCACCGGACCGTCGGGCGGCTGGACCCGGTACTCGAAGACGAAGTCCTCCAGCCGCTCGGTCTGTTCGGCGGCGAGGTTGATCAGCCGTTCCCGATCGTCGTGATGCAGCAGGCCGACGATGCCTGCAAAGTCCAGGGGCGCCCCGCCGGGCTCACGGCCGTGCAGCACGAACAGGCCCGGTGACCAGTGCCCGACGCCGTCGGAGAGCCGGTACTCGAAGGAACCGATGCCCGCGTCGATCTGGACCTCGCGAAGCCGCTGCAATTCCGCCCGCACCTTCGACGACGGACCGGTGTCCGGGAGATCGACGAGCAATACGGTGCGCAGCGCCTGCTCACCCGATTCGGGGGGCAATCGCACCACTCGAACGGGAACAGTCGAACCATCCGTGCGCGTGACCCGATCGGACCCGCCGTCCGGGTCTGCGGTGACATCGAGCTTGCGGCCGATCAACGCCACGGCGGAGTCCGCCCGCAGCAGCCGCACGAAGTCCTCGTTGGCCGCCTGGATCAACCCCTGGGGGTCACAGCGGACCGCAGGGACGTCGAATGCGGACAGGCCGATGTCCTGATCGAGAACACCGGCACCGTCCAGGCCCCCGAGCTGCTCGACCTGATCGGTCACGGCTTCATCCTCCCGCTCGCGCGACGTGGCATGCAGTCGACTGCGCGGACGGTCCGTCCGCGTCGACGGCGATCGACCGACGGCGTCGGAACGCCACCTGTCAGTGCCTACCCGACGCCTGCCTTCGGAGTCACTCCGCCAGACCGGGCCGGGGCCCCGGTGGGCCCCGGCCGATCAGGCATGTTCGGCGGGCTGAAAGCTTCGCCAATCAAGTGACAGCCTTTCAGGTGACTCCTCAATGCGCACCCGATGACGCCGTTTCGACGATCTTTTTTCGTCGCGTCTGCAGAGTGTCACTCTGCACCCGATCGTCCCGGCCCAGTCCCCCTGATCGGGCGACTGCACGGCTACTCGGCGGCACGGGCCACCGCGTCGGCCACGGCGGGTGCGACGCGCGGGTCCAGGGCGCTGGGCACGATGCGGTCGATGGACAACTCCTCCGCCGCCACCGAGGCGATCGCCTCCGCCGCCGCGAGCTTCATCCGCTCGGTGATGCGCCGGGCTCCCGCGTTCAAGGCGCCCGCGAAGACGCCGGGGAAGGCCAGGACGTTGTTGATCTGATTCGGGAAGTCGCTGCGCCCGGTGGCCACGACGGCCGCATGGCGGGCGGCGATCTCCGGGTGCACCTCCGGGTCCGGGTTGGACAGGGCGAACACGATCCCGTCCGGAGCCATCAACTTCAGCGAGGTCTCGGGCACCTGAGCGGAGGAGACTCCGATGAAGACGTCGGCGCCGGTCAACGCCTCGTCCAGACCGCCGGTACGCCCGGCCGGGTTGGTCTCCTCGGCGAGGGCCGCCTTGATCGGGTTCAGATCGCCGCGTCCCGCGTGCACGATCCCCCGCGAGTCGAGCACCGTGACGTCCGCGATGCCCGCCGCGACCAGGATGCGCGCGCAGGCCACCCCGGCCGCGCCCGCTCCCGAGACGACGACGCGCAGGGAGCCGGGATCACGGGAGAGCACGGTCGCCGCACCCCGCAGCGCGGCGAGGACGACGATCGCCGTGCCGTGCTGGTCGTCGTGCATGACCGGGCAGTCCAGGGCCTCGATCAGCCTGGCCTCCAGCTCGAAGCAGCGCGGCGAGGACACGTCCTCCAGGTTGACCGCGCCGAAGGACGGGCGCAGCCGCACGAGAGTCTCGACGATCTCGTCGACGTCGGTGGTGTCGAGCACGATCGGGATGGAGTCCAGCCCGCCGAAGGCCTTGAAGAGGGCGGCCTTGCCCTCCATCACCGGCAGTGCCGCCCTCGGGCCGATGTCACCGAGGCCGAGGACGGCGGTGCCGTCGCTGACCACCGCGACCAGTCGGCCGGTCCAGGTGTAGTCCCTGGCCAGTGCTGCGTCGCGGGCGATGGCGCTACTGACCCGCGCGACGCCGGGTGTGTAGGCGATGGACAGGGCACGGGAGTCGGCGAGCGAGGTGCGCACGCTCACCCCGAGCTTGCCGCCCTCGTGGGCCAGGAAGATCTCTTCGTCGGTCAACCGACCGGTCGCCTGATCGTTCAGTGCGGTCACGACATCCCTCACGGTGGGAGACAGGTTGGGGTGCTCGCGGCGGCGGACCGCCTGCGGTGAGGCCCGGCGAGGTGGTGGCACCGGTGCGGCGGTATCCGTAGAGGCGAGCGGTGCCCTCGAAGGACGTTGAGTGAGGAGCACGAGGCGAATCAGCGGTGCCGATCAGTCTGGCAGTCCGGCCCGAGCCCCTCCAAACGACGTCCCGCGAAAGGTGAGCAATATTTCATTGAAACGACGATTCGGTTAGCAAGACGTCCGTTCTGATTGTTGAGAATTCTTCTGACAGTCAGGTCTTCACTCATTCCTGCTCGGCTACCCGAATCATCCGTTCCCGGCGTCCTCACCCGGGCCCACCGCATCCGTCGTATACCCCGGTCGGCCGAACAGGCCAACGGCGGCGTCCGAATGCGAGAGCCGAGCGGGAGCAGCATCTCGCACCCGGATCGAGGACGGCCCGAGTCCAGGTCGGAAGTGCATCGGCGCAGGCACCCGGCGGGCGGCTCCGCGCCGCCGCCCCGGCAGGCTCGCGATCGGCTCGACGCGGGCAGGCGGGGCGCCCTCGCACGTCAGCGCCCCGGCCGACCGCCGGACGAACCAGCCACGGCACACCGCCCACTTGTGACGCCGACGGCTCTCGGCGAGCCCGTCCGTCCGCGCCGCGACGCGGACTAGGCTCGTGGCTCGTGCGAGTACGAGAGCTGAGCATCGACGGCATCTTCGAGTTCATCCCGAGAAAATTCCCCGACTCGCGTGGGTCGTTCGCCGCGCCGTACCAGGAGGACGTCTTCACCGAGGCGGTCGGGCACCCGCTGCGACTCGGGCAGGCCAACAACAGCGTCTCCCGACGCGGGGCGATCCGCGGCGTGCACTTCGCCGACGTCCCGCCAGGCCAGGCCAAGTTCGTCTACTGCACGCGCGGCTCGATCCTCGACGTCGCCGTGGACCTGCGGGTGGGGTCCCCGACCTTCGGTCACCACGACACCGTGCGGCTGGACGCCGAATCGTCCAACTCGGTCTATCTGCCCGAGGGCATCGGCCACGCCCTGCTCGCCCTCGATGACGACACCGTCGTGTCCTATCTGTGCTCCGAGGGCTACCGCCCCGGTCACGAGCACGGGGTGAACCCGCTGGACCCCGAGCTGAAGCTGCCCTGGCCGAGCGACATCCCGCTGCTGCTGTCCGACAAGGACCGGGACGCGCCCTCGCTGAACGAGGCGCTGGCCGCGGGGCTGCTGCCGGATCACCAGACGTGCCTGGAGCACTACGGCAGGCAGCGCACGATGGTCGAGCTGCGATGACCGCCGAAAAACCGCCGGAATGGCCTGCAGGCGCGGTCTACCTGCTGCGGCACGGCGAGACCGAGTGGTCGGCCACGGGCAGGCATACCGGTGTCACCGACCTCTCCCTGACCACGCGGGGAAGAGACGAGGCGCGTCGAGCGGGCGAACTGCTCGCCCGGCTGCGAGGCGACGCGCCGCCGCCGCTCGTGCTGACCAGCCCGCGAGCCCGCGCCAGGCAGACCGCCGAACTCGCGGGCCTCACCGGCGAGGTCGTTCACGAGCTGGCGGAATGGGACTACGGCGACTACGAGGGCCGCACCACGCCCGAGATCCGCGAGCAGGTGCCGGACTGGACGATCTGGAGCAGGCCGACGCCGAACGGGGAGACCTCGGCCGAGGTGGGCCGCCGCGCCGATGCGGTCCTGACGACGGTGTCGACCCGAAGCGCGGGTCGCGACGTCGTCCTGGTCTCCCACGGCCATCTGCTCCGGGTGCTGATCGCCAGGGCCCTCGGGCTGCAGCCCGACCAGGGCGTCAGATTCGCCCTCCAGACCGCCGCGATCACGGTGCTCGGTGCGGAACGCGGAGTGCCCCAGCTCCGGAGCCTCAACCTGCGCTGACGGCAGGCACGTCCAGGACCGGCCGCAGCCGCCACGATCGGCGGTCGGCCACGGACGACGGCGGCTCGACGATCCCGCAGCGCAGCGGTCGTCGACGTCGCCGCACGCAGGGCCGCGCCCCCGGGGGCGCGCCTCGGGACTCCCTCACCGGACGAACCGCCGCCGGACCACCCCCAAACGGCAGTCTCGCCTTCGCCTCGCGGCCGATGGCAGCGATGATCGGGGGCGGCTCGACGCCGAGGGCGGGCCCGGTTCTGGTTCCGGCGCCGACCCGCGAGGAGGACGACAGCCATGACCGACCGAGAGCACGGCGGCCCGCAGGCGGTCTACGCCGGTTTCGACCAGGCCGAACTGGATCGTGAGTACTCGCCGAGCTCGTGTGTGCCGGACCTGGCACGGCTGCTCGACGACTACGCGGTCGCGGGCGTTCGAGCCCGTGCCGCGCTCCGGGTCCGGCTCGACCTGCGTTACGGCCCCGACCCGATGCAGGCACTCGACTTCTTCCCCGCCGACGCGCCCGAGGCGCCGCTTCTGGTGTTCGTCCACGGCGGCTACTGGCAGGAGCTCGGCAAGGGCGACGCGTCGTTTCCGGCCCTCGACCTGATCCCGGCGGGCGCCGCGTTCGCCTCCGTCGGCTACGGGCTGGCGCCGGAGCACTCGCTCGAAGAGATCGTGGCCTCGGTGCGGCAGGGCCTGTGGTGGCTGGTCGAGCACGCCGAGAGCCTGGGCGTCGACCCCGCCCGTATCCATCTCGCAGGCAGTTCGGCGGGTGCCCAGCTGGTCGCCATGGCGCTCTGCCACGCAGCGCTGCCGGACGGACGATCGCCCTCGGAGGTGTTCGCGGGGGCGACGCTGCTCAGCGGGGTGTACGACCTCGAGCCGATCCGGCTCTCGTATGTGAACCGGGCGTTGGGCCTGGATGCGGCGGCCGCCCGGCGTAACAGTCCGCTGCATCTGCTGCCCGACCGGCTGCCGCCGTTGATCGTGGCCAGGGGCGCCGACGAGACCTCGGAGTTCGCCCGCCAGCACGACGACATGATCCGTGCGGTCCGCGCCGTCGGCGGCGAGGTGTGCGACCTCGTCGTCGACGGACGCAATCACTTCGATCTGCCGTTCGACCTCGGCGATCCCGCCACCTCCCTGGGCAGGGCGGTCCTGGCACAGCTCGGCGTGCGGAGAGCGGACGAGGCGCCGCGCTAGCCGCCTGCCGAGGCGGGCCGAGGTCGGTCCCCTGCCGCGACGAGCCGACAGCCGGTCCGGCCGCGCCGAAGGCGGGACGCCGAGTAGGTCAGAACCGTCGATGCATCACGTGCAGGCCCACCAGCCCGTGCTCGGGATGCCGGAACGCCTCCGGGACGGTGGTGAGAATCTCGAAGCCCAGCGAGGTCCACAGCCGGACGGCGGCCCGATTCGTCTCCACGACCGCGTTGAACTGCATCGCGCGATACCCCTCGGCCTCGGCCTCGGCGAGGACGTGCCGGGCCAGCGCCCGGCCCAGCCCCGCGCCCGACTGATCGGGGTCGATCATGAACGAGGCATTGGCGACGTGTGCGCCCGCACCAGGCTGCACCGGCTTGAGCAGCGCGGACCCGACGATCGTCCGGCGGCCTGCCTCGTCGTCGAGTTCGGCGACGAACACCCGCGCGGGCGGTGGCAGCATCCACAGTCCCTCGGCGGTGCGCTCGTCGGTGTCCCGAGGGTAGGAGTAGGTCCGGCCGTCGGCGACGATCCGATGCCAGATCGGCCAGACGCCCGCCCAGTCGGCCGCCACGGCGGGGCGCAGCGTGGGCGTCACGGCGGCGCGGCCGAGGTTCTGCCGAGGAGTCTCGGTCCCCGGAGCCTGCTGCGATCCGGTCACGCCTGTCGTTCCTCAGCCGCCCGACTGAGCTCCTGGCCCGCCTCCTCCGGCGTCAGCCCCATGCCCCACAGGCGGGCGGCCGGGGTGTGCAGCAGGAGGACCGCGGCCGCGCAGTAGACGGCGAGTGCGATGCCCTCGGCAGGCCTGCCCGACGGCCCGAAGGCGTACCAGGCCACGCCGAGCAGCAGGAGTTGGATGAACAGGGCAGGGGTCCTCGACCAGGGACGCCCCCGCAACAGGCCGACCGCGAAGGCCAGCACCCCGCCGCTGAGCAGTGCGAAGTAGGCGGCGTGCCCGTAGCCGCTGCCGCCGGTCTCGGCGGCCTGCCCACCGACCTCACGGGCGAGCAGCATGGCGGTGAAGACCAGACCGGCGATGCCTTGAATACCGACGAGCAGACCGGCGATCAGCACCGACCTCGGCGCAGTGTCCAGGCGCACGGCCCACTCCTACCAGCTTCGGCGAACAGGGATACAGGGATGTCGACCTCGATGGTAGCCCCGTGTAACACCGGGCGGGTGACGGCGACTCGGCGATGCGTCCCCCGTCACGTCCGGCCTCGTCGGCGTCTCACGACCGCTCCACTGCCGGCTTAGGCTTTCCTCGTGCGCGCCCTCCTCGTGACGAACCCGCAGGCCACCACCACGACTCCCGGAACACGGGACGTGCTGGCGCACGCGTTGGCGAGCGCGGTGAAACTGGATCTGGTGGAGACCGCCTACCGGGGTCATGCAGCCGACGCCGCGGCAGAGGCGCGCGCCGACGGGCTGGACCTGGTCGTCGCGCTGGGCGGCGACGGCACGGTCAACGAGGTGGTCAACGGGCTGCTCCGGCGCGGAACGGGCGGCGAGGTGCCGATGCTCGCCGTGGTGCCCGGCGGGTCGGCGAACGTGTTCGCCCGCGCGCTGGGCATGTCCCGAGAGCCGGTCGAGGCGACCCATCAGGTGCTCCAGGCCTTAGAGGCTCGTCGTTCGAGACGCGTGGGCCTCGGTCGCGTCGACGACCGGTGGTTCACCTTCAACGCGGGTCTCGGCTGGGACGCCGACGTCGTCGAGGCCGTGGAACGTCAACGCGAGGCGGGCCTGGTCGCGACTCCGCTTCGCTACGCCAGGATCGCGTTCGACAGATATCTCCGATCGGCGATGCGAAAGCCGAGTCTCACCGTGGAGCTGCCCGGTCGAGAGCCGATAACGGGATGTCATCTGGCATTCGTCTGCAACACGACCCCGTGGACCTATCTCGGTCCGTACGCGATGCGCACCAATCCCGACTGCTCGTTCGACTCCGGTCTCGGGGTGTTCGCGCTGGACACGATGCGAGTGCCCACGGTGCTGCGCCATCTGACCCAGGTGTTCGCGGGCACGACGGGCGGTCCGCACGGCGCTCGGCTGCTTCGCGAAGACGATGTGCCGAGTGTCGTGGTGCGTTGTGACCGTCCGATGGGCCTTCAGGTCGACGGCGACTTCCTAGGTCGCCACGAAGAAGTTCGCTTTAATGCAGCGCCGAACGCACTCGAGGTTGTAGCCTGACCGTTGCACCGCGACGACTGGCACGTTGTCAACCGCTGTCGGGTGGTTCTTTTCGCCGGGCGTGCCCCGCAAACCCACCACCAAACGTGATCACCTGTCGATCGTTCGGGTGAGTCTCCTCACCGGAATGGATCGAACCCCTTGACATCGCGCCAGTTCGTGAAAGCATTCACAAGCACCCAGCACATCCCCCCACCGACTACCGGCGCGTACTGATCGCGCCTAGCGAGGAGCTAGGAACAATGGACTGGCGCCACGATGCGGCCTGCCGTGACGAGGACCCCGAGCTGTTCTTCCCCGTGGGAAACAGCGGTCCCGCCCTTCTGCAGATCGCCGAGGCGAAGGCCGTCTGCCGCCGCTGCCCGGTGTCCTCCGAGTGCCTGAGCTGGGCTTTGGAGAGCGGGCAGGACGCGGGCGTCTGGGGCGCGATGAGTGAGGATGAGCGACGCGCTCTCAAGCGGCGTAACGCTCGCACTCGCGCCCGCAGTAACGTCTGAGCCGCGCGAAACACCATTCACACGCTGTGAAGGCCCGATCCGAGTCGACTTCGGATCGGGCCTTCACTGCGTTCGC
The Actinoalloteichus fjordicus DNA segment above includes these coding regions:
- a CDS encoding GNAT family N-acetyltransferase, which produces MTGSQQAPGTETPRQNLGRAAVTPTLRPAVAADWAGVWPIWHRIVADGRTYSYPRDTDERTAEGLWMLPPPARVFVAELDDEAGRRTIVGSALLKPVQPGAGAHVANASFMIDPDQSGAGLGRALARHVLAEAEAEGYRAMQFNAVVETNRAAVRLWTSLGFEILTTVPEAFRHPEHGLVGLHVMHRRF
- a CDS encoding histidine phosphatase family protein is translated as MTAEKPPEWPAGAVYLLRHGETEWSATGRHTGVTDLSLTTRGRDEARRAGELLARLRGDAPPPLVLTSPRARARQTAELAGLTGEVVHELAEWDYGDYEGRTTPEIREQVPDWTIWSRPTPNGETSAEVGRRADAVLTTVSTRSAGRDVVLVSHGHLLRVLIARALGLQPDQGVRFALQTAAITVLGAERGVPQLRSLNLR
- a CDS encoding NAD(P)-dependent malic enzyme translates to MTALNDQATGRLTDEEIFLAHEGGKLGVSVRTSLADSRALSIAYTPGVARVSSAIARDAALARDYTWTGRLVAVVSDGTAVLGLGDIGPRAALPVMEGKAALFKAFGGLDSIPIVLDTTDVDEIVETLVRLRPSFGAVNLEDVSSPRCFELEARLIEALDCPVMHDDQHGTAIVVLAALRGAATVLSRDPGSLRVVVSGAGAAGVACARILVAAGIADVTVLDSRGIVHAGRGDLNPIKAALAEETNPAGRTGGLDEALTGADVFIGVSSAQVPETSLKLMAPDGIVFALSNPDPEVHPEIAARHAAVVATGRSDFPNQINNVLAFPGVFAGALNAGARRITERMKLAAAEAIASVAAEELSIDRIVPSALDPRVAPAVADAVARAAE
- a CDS encoding EAL domain-containing protein, translated to MTDQVEQLGGLDGAGVLDQDIGLSAFDVPAVRCDPQGLIQAANEDFVRLLRADSAVALIGRKLDVTADPDGGSDRVTRTDGSTVPVRVVRLPPESGEQALRTVLLVDLPDTGPSSKVRAELQRLREVQIDAGIGSFEYRLSDGVGHWSPGLFVLHGREPGGAPLDFAGIVGLLHHDDRERLINLAAEQTERLEDFVFEYRVQPPDGPVRRLLAKATITRDAAGLPEFLVGFATDVTQERIAAEALAEERAWLLEAQRIARLGSFTQEEPFGSRRCSEVLRERLLELTGDDRQLLAAVHPEDRDVAVSLLDHVDGRPGEVELRDRTGERRYACRMRAELDENGAVIRRHGTVQDVTAQRELEAELRAERRRLFDAERGAGLGFWSWDPASDHVSWSPVLREIFGVADDVEITYQRYLDGVHPEDRSTVDGLWHTLLVDQQPSECEHRVIRDDGSIRIVRCSGAITLEADGTPRVVGITQDLTGQRAAEAKVRRTSQRFADLVSIAPVGIGIFDHEERLIDANETLCDLLGYDLDQIRGMSADQLTHPQEREARARSAARIAGLDVKRTKVPQRLLVRSDGEPVYCELHVSRSVQDDGRQFWLIVFQDITERRRAAEALRHQATHDDLTGLPNRAAVKERLAGLLSGPDGSRVAVLFCDIDNFKRVNDSLGHDAGDELLVALARRLEGGLPPGCTAARLSGDEYVVICSDIDAVGGVDALATRVAGLLRTAVPVHGQLVRVSASIGAAVPNGSRASGADLLRFADAAMFEAKREGAGRVALASAALMASADRQVHLEGQLREALTRDELVLHYQPVVGPDGAVQTAEALVRWPHPERGLLAPDVFLPVAEQGDLLRDLDRWVLRTALREASTWPQVDGRPVAVAVNLAGLVPGVPDFVDSVTHAVEEAGIDWNRVILELVETSLVDLPSRTRQTMGELVDRGVRFAVDDFGTGYSSLARLKDLPAQIIKVDRRFVAGVGNDPSDFAVARAVVDMARAMDRSCVAEGVETATQFHVLRGVGVDAYQGWLFSRPVPAKEFRAVLDLGPLHVPRAG
- a CDS encoding alpha/beta hydrolase, yielding MTDREHGGPQAVYAGFDQAELDREYSPSSCVPDLARLLDDYAVAGVRARAALRVRLDLRYGPDPMQALDFFPADAPEAPLLVFVHGGYWQELGKGDASFPALDLIPAGAAFASVGYGLAPEHSLEEIVASVRQGLWWLVEHAESLGVDPARIHLAGSSAGAQLVAMALCHAALPDGRSPSEVFAGATLLSGVYDLEPIRLSYVNRALGLDAAAARRNSPLHLLPDRLPPLIVARGADETSEFARQHDDMIRAVRAVGGEVCDLVVDGRNHFDLPFDLGDPATSLGRAVLAQLGVRRADEAPR
- a CDS encoding dTDP-4-dehydrorhamnose 3,5-epimerase family protein, translating into MRVRELSIDGIFEFIPRKFPDSRGSFAAPYQEDVFTEAVGHPLRLGQANNSVSRRGAIRGVHFADVPPGQAKFVYCTRGSILDVAVDLRVGSPTFGHHDTVRLDAESSNSVYLPEGIGHALLALDDDTVVSYLCSEGYRPGHEHGVNPLDPELKLPWPSDIPLLLSDKDRDAPSLNEALAAGLLPDHQTCLEHYGRQRTMVELR
- a CDS encoding WhiB family transcriptional regulator codes for the protein MDWRHDAACRDEDPELFFPVGNSGPALLQIAEAKAVCRRCPVSSECLSWALESGQDAGVWGAMSEDERRALKRRNARTRARSNV
- a CDS encoding diacylglycerol/lipid kinase family protein — translated: MRALLVTNPQATTTTPGTRDVLAHALASAVKLDLVETAYRGHAADAAAEARADGLDLVVALGGDGTVNEVVNGLLRRGTGGEVPMLAVVPGGSANVFARALGMSREPVEATHQVLQALEARRSRRVGLGRVDDRWFTFNAGLGWDADVVEAVERQREAGLVATPLRYARIAFDRYLRSAMRKPSLTVELPGREPITGCHLAFVCNTTPWTYLGPYAMRTNPDCSFDSGLGVFALDTMRVPTVLRHLTQVFAGTTGGPHGARLLREDDVPSVVVRCDRPMGLQVDGDFLGRHEEVRFNAAPNALEVVA